From the genome of Methanofollis sp. UBA420:
TCAGGCGGTAGGCGAAGTACCCAAAGGTCAGGCCGATGAGCGCCGCCACGGCAAGCACCCACAGGTCCACGATATAGCCGATCTCGTAGAAGAGTTGCTGGGCCATCGCCACGCCCAGGGCCTCGATCATCAAGGCGTCCTCCCTGCCCGTGAGGGCGGCGCGGAGGAGCACGGCGACAAGGACACCGATGAGGACGGTCAGCGGGGAGAAGACCCCCACATAGTACATGGCCAGAAGTCCTCCCGCGCACCCGGTCAGGAAATACGGGATATAGGAGCGCGGCCCTCCCCCGGTGACCCGGAAGGCGTACTCGCCGGGGACGACGATCGCCAGCGTCGAGGCAAAGACAGCGAGGGAGAGGAGGCCGAGGCCATAGAGCACCGCGGTGACGATGATCGAGACGGCGACAAACTTCGTCCCGCGGATCAGGAGGAGAACCCCGGAAACCAGGACGACGATGAGGGAAAGGAGCCACGCGGGCTGTATATGCGGGGCTACCAGAATCCCGAGTACGGCAAGGACCGCAGCGAGCGCAGGCCCAGTCTCCTGATGCATTCAGTTTTTTATTGGAACCGGGAAGAGATGAACTTTCCAGTCAGGGGCGGGCGTGCCGACTCTATTCGGCGACCCATATATTGATTTAAAAACTTGGAAACCAATAGTAAGGGAAGATGTCATCCTCGCATACGATCCCAAAGACCTATGATTTCCGGGAAGTGGAGGAACGGTGGCAGCGCACCTGGCGCGACGAGGACAACTACTTTGACCGCACCTCGACAAAGCCGCGGTTCATCATCGACACGCCCCCACCCTACCCGACAGGCAACTTCCACATAGGAAACGCCCTCAACTGGTGCTATATCGACTTCATTGCACGGTACAAGCGTATGCGGGGCTACAACGTAATGTTCCCGCAGGGCTGGGACTGCCACGGCCTGCCCACCGAGGTCAAGGTCGAGGAGATCCACGGCATCACCAAGAACGACGTCTCCAGGGAGGAGTTCCGCCGGATGTGCCGGGACCTCACCCTCAGCAACATCGAGAAGATGCGCGCCACCCTGCGGCGCTGCGGGTTCTCGACCGACTGGAGCAACGAGTACATCACGATGCTCCCGAAATATTTCGGGAAGACGCAGCTCTCCTTCCTGCGGATGCTGAAGGCGGGCTACATCTACCAGAGCGAGCACCCGGTGAACTTCTGCACGCGCTGCGAGACGGCGATCGCCTTTGCCGAGGTCTCGTACGAAGAGCGTGAGACAAAACTCAACTACTTCGACTTCGACGGCCTGGAGATCGCAACCACCAGGCCCGAACTCCTCGCGGCCTGCGTCGCCGTCGCCGTCCACCCTGACGACGAGCGCTACACGGCCCTCACAGGAAAGCACCTGACGGTCCCCCTCTTCGGCCACGAGGTGCCGGTGATCAGGGACGAGGCCGTCGACCCGTCCTTCGGGTCGGGCGCGGTGATGATCTGTACCTTCGGCGACAAGCAGGATGTCCACTGGTGGAAGCAGTACGACCTCCCCCTGAGGAAGGCCATCGACCGGAAGGGCCGGATGACCGCGATCTGCGGCCCGTACGAGGGCATGAACACGAAGGAGTGCCGCGAGGCGGTCCTCGCCGAGATGGAGAAGCAGGGTATCCTCAAAAAGCAGGAGACGATCGAGCAGAGGGTCGGCACCTGCTGGAGGTGCAAGACCCCGATCGAGATCCTCTCCGAGAGGCAGTGGTTCGTCAGGATCAAGCCCGAAGAGATCATGAAGGCCGCAAAAGAGGTGACATGGTACCCCGAACACATGTTCACCCGCCTGGAGAACTGGGTCGAGTCGATGGACTGGGACTGGTGCATCTCCAGGCAGCGGATCTTCGCCACCCCGATCCCGGTCTGGTCCTGCGCGAAGTGCGGCGAGATCGTTCTCCCCGATGAGGCCGACCTGCCCATCGACCCGACGGTGGACAGGCCGAAGCACCCCTGCCCGAAGTGCGGGTCAGAGGAGTTCGTCGGCGAGCACGACGTCCTGGACACCTGGATGGACTCCTCGATCTCGGTGCTGAATGTCACCGGCTGGGACGGGAGCGGCACGCCCGCACTCTTCCCGGCGCAGATCCGCCCGCAGGGCCACGACATCATCAGGACCTGGGCCTTCTACACGATCCTGAGGGCGGTCGCCCTCACCGGCCAGAGGCCCTGGGACCAGATCTTGGTGAACGGCATGGTCCTCGGCGAGGACGGTTTCAAGATGTCCAAGAGCCGGAAC
Proteins encoded in this window:
- a CDS encoding valine--tRNA ligase; its protein translation is MSSSHTIPKTYDFREVEERWQRTWRDEDNYFDRTSTKPRFIIDTPPPYPTGNFHIGNALNWCYIDFIARYKRMRGYNVMFPQGWDCHGLPTEVKVEEIHGITKNDVSREEFRRMCRDLTLSNIEKMRATLRRCGFSTDWSNEYITMLPKYFGKTQLSFLRMLKAGYIYQSEHPVNFCTRCETAIAFAEVSYEERETKLNYFDFDGLEIATTRPELLAACVAVAVHPDDERYTALTGKHLTVPLFGHEVPVIRDEAVDPSFGSGAVMICTFGDKQDVHWWKQYDLPLRKAIDRKGRMTAICGPYEGMNTKECREAVLAEMEKQGILKKQETIEQRVGTCWRCKTPIEILSERQWFVRIKPEEIMKAAKEVTWYPEHMFTRLENWVESMDWDWCISRQRIFATPIPVWSCAKCGEIVLPDEADLPIDPTVDRPKHPCPKCGSEEFVGEHDVLDTWMDSSISVLNVTGWDGSGTPALFPAQIRPQGHDIIRTWAFYTILRAVALTGQRPWDQILVNGMVLGEDGFKMSKSRNNIIPPEDILKEYGADAFRQWGAMGGATGQDIMFNWNDVVAASRFQTKMWNIVRFVLTQLEREGVPDDTPVTELLDRWLLAKLTETTAEVTDALETCQFDQGLKAIRDFTKNILADDYIELVKGRLYSDAPERASACRALAITMDALCKMLAPYTPHFAEECWAQFREGSVLKQPWVDLAFADTEAEGLGDHVVALTAELRRYKHDLGLALNAPFGRMNIYAPESIDDCGDVARALNATVAWKTGEPKLEKAVAGVEFNKAVIGPALRKQAKAFMAAVEALPAEQIVTPPATVVIDGEEVAVPENAFTPTFTYQVEGEAVDVLTLGEVTVTLRRD